A window of the Clupea harengus chromosome 8, Ch_v2.0.2, whole genome shotgun sequence genome harbors these coding sequences:
- the LOC105895395 gene encoding uncharacterized protein LOC105895395 isoform X6 — MALDNCSILPESEILNNESREEGHHGIPNQNGMASSDSDSGNSIFLTQAVTSTPPLRRVRRNRARSQTHPLYLCEESSDSESEETSAFFELHSKTDSWCPRSCRDKPHSREASVRKRRIHFPFLQKYHPKARLTSLQRQTLVNSSIGGFFQCMTSLSLTEKSKKPEYQDPLSDLSGLEEETEEHKDNQEDMRIVDGALFVQNFHKRIRQEWGSNTRKSPSEVRKTSPRNKSKKLDKSKKLPKSKKLSNAKKLSNAKDVSKGLKIGQSRRPKQSSHSEVKKTRKVQNTKDASKTPEIKQTQLRKSTRLAAKENSTQNLAGHGSSPCSENGKEKRVNDKSCRTQVLETSQAGPNYKAPSHVTSQASDVSDTEDELHVVIAEQTENAQTDIEVSNLQTQSLSLESTSEPQPKTQIQPAMESSVASSQDCELQTVDGDSISLLGTAKKKKKKKKKKNKDKKDCLESPAVDVCSVPRECISISQDTMLSPAPAPETEMEMLSQRKKRKKKHKSKENPCDLEDPVQQESQEQINSDAPEGQRDQHRERKKRKKKTYDALECEQTTSDPQALSPVEKARDKQLLSSQVCEVPSCDDNSVMLNSSKKKKKKKKTKERKEDVEQTTSDPQALSPFEKARDKQLLSSQVCEVPSCDNNFVMLNSSKKKKTKERKEDVEQTTSDPQALSPFEKARDKQLVSSQVCEVPSCDDNSVMLNSSKKKKTKERKEDVESRPVEELDSLKDANSFSQEYLVTSAQEAVHRKKMKKISDGPDDGGKRKRENDTSEGNICYSTDPEAQMLYPKKKKKKRHKSGNPGSLEAIRSEENCSHGLRELDTSKTTCQSACSFEKDPASVHSDTPEGQNVQLRDGPNNKEKRKMYRWTLVPWS; from the exons ATGGCATTGGATAACTGTAGTATATTGCCTGAATCAGAGATCTTAAACaatgaaagtagagaagagggACATCATGGCATTCCCAATCAAAATGGCATGGCTTCTTCAGACAG tgattCGGGCAACAGCATCTTCCTAACGCAAGCAGTGACCTCAACTCCACCGCttaggagagtgaggaggaatCGGGCGAGGTCACAGACCCACCCCTTGTATTTATGTGAGGAGAGTTCTGACAGCGAAAGCGAAGAAACCAGCGCATTCTTTGAACTTCACAGTAAGACAGACAGCTGGTGTCCTAGGAGTTGCAGAGATAAGCCCCATTCCAGAGAAGCAAGTGTACGAAAGAGGAGGATACACTTTCCATTCCTTCAAAAGTATCATCCAAAAGCTCGCCTGACATCTCTCCAGCGACAAACTTTGGTG aacTCTTCAATAGGTGGATTCTTCCAGTGCATGACAAGTTTGTCTTTAACAGAGAAAAGCAAGAAACCAGAATACCAGGATCCACTTTCAGA TTTGTCTGGTTTGGAAGAAGAGACTGAAGAACACAAAGACAACCAAGAGGACATGCGTATAGTG GATGGAGCTTTGTTTGTTCAGAATTTTCACAAGAGAATCAGACAAGAGTGGGGTTCTAATACCAGGAAAAGTCCGTCAGAAGTCAGGAAAACAAGTCCAAGAAACAAGTCCAAGAAACTGGACAAGTCCAAGAAACTTCCCAAGTCCAAGAAACTTTCCAATGCCAAGAAACTTTCCAATGCCAAAGATGTCTCAAAAGGCTTAAAAATTGGGCAATCCAGAAGGCCAAAACAATCAAGTCACTCAGAGGTCAAGAAAACAAGGAAAGTTCAGAATACCAAGGATGCCTCAAAAACCCCAGAGATTAAACAAACCCAATTAAGAAAGTCAACACGGCTTGCTGCGAAAGAGAATAGTACCCAAAACTTGGCTGGTCATGGCAGCTCTCCATGCAGTGAAaatggaaaagagaagagagtcaATGATAAGTCCTGCCGCACGCAG GTACTGGAGACATCCCAAGCTGGTCCGAACTACAAAGCTCCATCTCATGTCACATCTCAGGCCTCGGATGTTTCTGACACAGAAGATGAACTTCATGTAGTCATCGCTGAGCAAACAGAAAATGCCCAAACAGATATTGAGGTAAGCAACCTGCAAACACAGTCACTGTCATTAGAGAGTACTTCTGAGCCCCAACCAAAAACCCAGATTCAGCCGGCGATGGAGAGTTCTGTGGCATCCTCTCAAGACTGTGAGTTGCAAACTGTAGATGGTGATTCTATTTCATTGCTTGGTAcagcaaagaagaagaagaagaagaagaagaaaaagaacaaggaTAAGAAGGACTGCTTGGAATCTCCAGCAGtggatgtgtgcagtgtgcccAGAGAATGTATTAGTATCTCACAGGACACCATGCTTAGCCCTGCACCTGCACCGGAAACTGAAATGGAAATGTTATCccaaagaaagaagagaaagaagaaacacaaaAGCAAAGAGAACCCATGTGATCTAGAAGATCCTGTTCAACAGGAAAGTCAAGAACAGATTAATTCAGACGCGCCTGAGGGTCAGCGTgaccaacacagagagaggaaaaagaggaaaaagaaaacatacgATGCACTGGAATGTGAGCAAACAACTTCAGATCCCCAAGCCTTATCTCCTGTTGAGAAGGCGAGGGATAAACAGCTGTTATCATCTCAAGTGTGCGAGGTGCCATCTTGTGATGACAATTCTGTGATGTTGAACAGCtcgaaaaagaaaaagaaaaagaaaaagacaaaagaaaggaaggaggacGTGGAGCAAACAACTTCAGATCCCCAAGCCTTATCTCCTTTTGAGAAGGCGAGGGATAAACAGCTGTTATCATCTCAAGTTTGCGAGGTGCCATCTTGTGATAACAATTTTGTGATGTTGAACAGCtcgaaaaagaaaaagacaaaagaaaggaaggaggacGTGGAGCAAACAACTTCAGATCCCCAAGCCTTATCTCCTTTTGAGAAGGCGAGGGATAAACAGCTGGTGTCATCTCAAGTTTGCGAGGTGCCATCTTGTGATGACAATTCTGTGATGTTGAACAGCtcgaaaaagaaaaagacaaaagaaaggaaggaggacGTGGAGTCTCGACCAGTGGAAGAATTGGATTCCCTCAAAGACGCAAACAGTTTCTCTCAGGAGTACCTAGTAACCAGTGCACAGGAAGCTGTTCATAGAAAGAAGATGAAAAAGATAAGTGATGGTCCAGATGatggaggaaaaagaaagagggaaaatgaCACATCAGAAGGCAACATTTGCTATTCTACAGATCCTGAAGCTCAAATGTTGTAcccaaaaaagaagaagaagaaaagacatAAAAGTGGAAACCCAGGTAGCTTAGAAGCAATAAGATCTGAAGAGAACTGTTCTCACGGTCTGCGGGAACTAGATACAAGTAAAACAACATGCCAAAGTGCCTGCTCCTTTGAAAAGGATCCAGCTTCAGTTCACTCTGACACACCTGAAGGCCAAAATGTTCAACTAAGAGACGGTCCCaacaataaagaaaaaagaaagatgtaTCGTTGGACTCTGGTGCCATGGAGTTGA
- the LOC105895395 gene encoding uncharacterized protein LOC105895395 isoform X5: MALDNCSILPESEILNNESREEGHHGIPNQNGMASSDSDSGNSIFLTQAVTSTPPLRRVRRNRARSQTHPLYLCEESSDSESEETSAFFELHSKTDSWCPRSCRDKPHSREASVRKRRIHFPFLQKYHPKARLTSLQRQTLVNSSIGGFFQCMTSLSLTEKSKKPEYQDPLSDLSGLEEETEEHKDNQEDMRIVDGALFVQNFHKRIRQEWGSNTRKSPSEVRKTSPRNKSKKLDKSKKLPKSKKLSNAKKLSNAKDVSKGLKIGQSRRPKQSSHSEVKKTRKVQNTKDASKTPEIKQTQLRKSTRLAAKENSTQNLAGHGSSPCSENGKEKRVNDKSCCTQVLETSQAGPNYKAPSHVTSQASDVSDTEDELHVVIAEQTENAQTDIEVSNLQTQSLSLESTSEPQPKTQIQPAMESSVASSQDCELQTVDGDSISLLGTAKKKKKKKKKKNKDKKDCLESPAVDVCSVPRECISISQDTMLSPAPAPETEMEMLSQRKKRKKKHKSKENPCDLEDPVQQESQEQINSDAPEGQRDQHRERKKRKKKTYDALECEQTTSDPQALSPVEKARDKQLLSSQVCEVPSCDDNSVMLNSSKKKKKKKKTKERKEDVEQTTSDPQALSPFEKARDKQLLSSQVCEVPSCDNNFVMLNSSKKKKTKERKEDVEQTTSDPQALSPFEKARDKQLVSSQVCEVPSCDDNSVMLNSSKKKKTKERKEDVESRPVEELDSLKDANSFSQEYLVTSAQEAVHRKKMKKISDGPDDGGKRKRENDTSEGNICYSTDPEAQMLYPKKKKKKRHKSGNPGSLEAIRSEENCSHGLRELDTSKTTCQSACSFEKDPASVHSDTPEGQNVQLRDGPNNKEKRKMYRWTLVPWS; the protein is encoded by the exons ATGGCATTGGATAACTGTAGTATATTGCCTGAATCAGAGATCTTAAACaatgaaagtagagaagagggACATCATGGCATTCCCAATCAAAATGGCATGGCTTCTTCAGACAG tgattCGGGCAACAGCATCTTCCTAACGCAAGCAGTGACCTCAACTCCACCGCttaggagagtgaggaggaatCGGGCGAGGTCACAGACCCACCCCTTGTATTTATGTGAGGAGAGTTCTGACAGCGAAAGCGAAGAAACCAGCGCATTCTTTGAACTTCACAGTAAGACAGACAGCTGGTGTCCTAGGAGTTGCAGAGATAAGCCCCATTCCAGAGAAGCAAGTGTACGAAAGAGGAGGATACACTTTCCATTCCTTCAAAAGTATCATCCAAAAGCTCGCCTGACATCTCTCCAGCGACAAACTTTGGTG aacTCTTCAATAGGTGGATTCTTCCAGTGCATGACAAGTTTGTCTTTAACAGAGAAAAGCAAGAAACCAGAATACCAGGATCCACTTTCAGA TTTGTCTGGTTTGGAAGAAGAGACTGAAGAACACAAAGACAACCAAGAGGACATGCGTATAGTG GATGGAGCTTTGTTTGTTCAGAATTTTCACAAGAGAATCAGACAAGAGTGGGGTTCTAATACCAGGAAAAGTCCGTCAGAAGTCAGGAAAACAAGTCCAAGAAACAAGTCCAAGAAACTGGACAAGTCCAAGAAACTTCCCAAGTCCAAGAAACTTTCCAATGCCAAGAAACTTTCCAATGCCAAAGATGTCTCAAAAGGCTTAAAAATTGGGCAATCCAGAAGGCCAAAACAATCAAGTCACTCAGAGGTCAAGAAAACAAGGAAAGTTCAGAATACCAAGGATGCCTCAAAAACCCCAGAGATTAAACAAACCCAATTAAGAAAGTCAACACGGCTTGCTGCGAAAGAGAATAGTACCCAAAACTTGGCTGGTCATGGCAGCTCTCCATGCAGTGAAaatggaaaagagaagagagtcaATGATAA GTCCTGCTGCACGCAGGTACTGGAGACATCCCAAGCTGGTCCGAACTACAAAGCTCCATCTCATGTCACATCTCAGGCCTCGGATGTTTCTGACACAGAAGATGAACTTCATGTAGTCATCGCTGAGCAAACAGAAAATGCCCAAACAGATATTGAGGTAAGCAACCTGCAAACACAGTCACTGTCATTAGAGAGTACTTCTGAGCCCCAACCAAAAACCCAGATTCAGCCGGCGATGGAGAGTTCTGTGGCATCCTCTCAAGACTGTGAGTTGCAAACTGTAGATGGTGATTCTATTTCATTGCTTGGTAcagcaaagaagaagaagaagaagaagaagaaaaagaacaaggaTAAGAAGGACTGCTTGGAATCTCCAGCAGtggatgtgtgcagtgtgcccAGAGAATGTATTAGTATCTCACAGGACACCATGCTTAGCCCTGCACCTGCACCGGAAACTGAAATGGAAATGTTATCccaaagaaagaagagaaagaagaaacacaaaAGCAAAGAGAACCCATGTGATCTAGAAGATCCTGTTCAACAGGAAAGTCAAGAACAGATTAATTCAGACGCGCCTGAGGGTCAGCGTgaccaacacagagagaggaaaaagaggaaaaagaaaacatacgATGCACTGGAATGTGAGCAAACAACTTCAGATCCCCAAGCCTTATCTCCTGTTGAGAAGGCGAGGGATAAACAGCTGTTATCATCTCAAGTGTGCGAGGTGCCATCTTGTGATGACAATTCTGTGATGTTGAACAGCtcgaaaaagaaaaagaaaaagaaaaagacaaaagaaaggaaggaggacGTGGAGCAAACAACTTCAGATCCCCAAGCCTTATCTCCTTTTGAGAAGGCGAGGGATAAACAGCTGTTATCATCTCAAGTTTGCGAGGTGCCATCTTGTGATAACAATTTTGTGATGTTGAACAGCtcgaaaaagaaaaagacaaaagaaaggaaggaggacGTGGAGCAAACAACTTCAGATCCCCAAGCCTTATCTCCTTTTGAGAAGGCGAGGGATAAACAGCTGGTGTCATCTCAAGTTTGCGAGGTGCCATCTTGTGATGACAATTCTGTGATGTTGAACAGCtcgaaaaagaaaaagacaaaagaaaggaaggaggacGTGGAGTCTCGACCAGTGGAAGAATTGGATTCCCTCAAAGACGCAAACAGTTTCTCTCAGGAGTACCTAGTAACCAGTGCACAGGAAGCTGTTCATAGAAAGAAGATGAAAAAGATAAGTGATGGTCCAGATGatggaggaaaaagaaagagggaaaatgaCACATCAGAAGGCAACATTTGCTATTCTACAGATCCTGAAGCTCAAATGTTGTAcccaaaaaagaagaagaagaaaagacatAAAAGTGGAAACCCAGGTAGCTTAGAAGCAATAAGATCTGAAGAGAACTGTTCTCACGGTCTGCGGGAACTAGATACAAGTAAAACAACATGCCAAAGTGCCTGCTCCTTTGAAAAGGATCCAGCTTCAGTTCACTCTGACACACCTGAAGGCCAAAATGTTCAACTAAGAGACGGTCCCaacaataaagaaaaaagaaagatgtaTCGTTGGACTCTGGTGCCATGGAGTTGA
- the LOC105895395 gene encoding aspartoacylase isoform X9: protein MALDNCSILPESEILNNESREEGHHGIPNQNGMASSDSDSGNSIFLTQAVTSTPPLRRVRRNRARSQTHPLYLCEESSDSESEETSAFFELHSKTDSWCPRSCRDKPHSREASVRKRRIHFPFLQKYHPKARLTSLQRQTLVNSSIGGFFQCMTSLSLTEKSKKPEYQDPLSDAPCADELPYEVRRAQEINKMFGPKGTADAYDVIFDLHNTTSNMGSTLILESSTDHFTLQMVHYIKKAIAPASCSVLLNEHPLLKYSTSRSVAKHPIGVEFPPCNVDVFRVQERMDYPRDTNGNITAMVHPDLQDCDWEPLNPGDPMFQTFDGRTIPYEGPNPVYATFINEAAYYEKQQAFVTTRRETLAAHAIRKIDQ, encoded by the exons ATGGCATTGGATAACTGTAGTATATTGCCTGAATCAGAGATCTTAAACaatgaaagtagagaagagggACATCATGGCATTCCCAATCAAAATGGCATGGCTTCTTCAGACAG tgattCGGGCAACAGCATCTTCCTAACGCAAGCAGTGACCTCAACTCCACCGCttaggagagtgaggaggaatCGGGCGAGGTCACAGACCCACCCCTTGTATTTATGTGAGGAGAGTTCTGACAGCGAAAGCGAAGAAACCAGCGCATTCTTTGAACTTCACAGTAAGACAGACAGCTGGTGTCCTAGGAGTTGCAGAGATAAGCCCCATTCCAGAGAAGCAAGTGTACGAAAGAGGAGGATACACTTTCCATTCCTTCAAAAGTATCATCCAAAAGCTCGCCTGACATCTCTCCAGCGACAAACTTTGGTG aacTCTTCAATAGGTGGATTCTTCCAGTGCATGACAAGTTTGTCTTTAACAGAGAAAAGCAAGAAACCAGAATACCAGGATCCACTTTCAGA CGCACCCTGTGCTGATGAGCTGCCATATGAAGTCCGGAGGGCCCAGGAGATAAATAAGATGTTTGGCCCTAAAGGCACAGCAGATGCTTATGATGTAATCTTTGACCTCCACAACACCACTTCCAACATGGGCAGCACTCTCATTCTGGAGAGTTCAACTGACCACTTCACTCTCCAGATGGTGCATTACATTAAG AAAGCCATTGCTCCAGCAAGTTGTTCGGTGCTCTTGAATGAACACCCACTGCTTAAGTATTCAACCTCACGCTCCGTAGCCAAGCACCCCATTG GTGTGGAGTTTCCTCCATGCAATGTTGATGTGTTCAGAGTTCAGGAGAGGATGGACTATCCCAGAGACACGAACGGCAACATCACTGCCATGGTGCATCCAGATTTGCAG GACTGTGATTGGGAGCCACTGAACCCGGGTGATCCTATGTTCCAAACATTTGATGGCAGAACCATCCCTTATGAAGGTCCCAACCCAGTATATGCTACATTTATCAACGAAGCTGCATATTATGAGAAACAGCAGGCATTTGTGACAACTCGACGAGAGACATTAGCAGCCCATGCCATCAGAAAAATAGATCAGTAA
- the LOC105895395 gene encoding aspartoacylase isoform X10, whose amino-acid sequence MTSRCGVCCFNEARRVAIFGGTHGNEMSGIMLVNMWLKNGEDIQRSGVMTKPFITNPRAVEKCTRYVDTDLNRAFTPENLSAPCADELPYEVRRAQEINKMFGPKGTADAYDVIFDLHNTTSNMGSTLILESSTDHFTLQMVHYIKKAIAPASCSVLLNEHPLLKYSTSRSVAKHPIGLEVGPQPQGVLRSNIFESMRVIMKTALDFIELFNNGVEFPPCNVDVFRVQERMDYPRDTNGNITAMVHPDLQDCDWEPLNPGDPMFQTFDGRTIPYEGPNPVYATFINEAAYYEKQQAFVTTRRETLAAHAIRKIDQ is encoded by the exons ATGACTTCGCGTTGTGGTGTCTGTTGTTTTAACGAAGCCAGAAGAGTGGCTATTTTTGGGGGTACACATGGCAATGAGATGTCCGGCATTATGCTTGTAAATATGTGGTTAAAGAATGGAGAGGATATTCAAAGAAGCGGAGTGATGACGAAACCTTTCATTACAAACCCCAGGGCTGTCGAGAAATGCACTAGATACGTCGACACAGATTTGAACCGAGCGTTCACGCCAGAAAACCTCAG CGCACCCTGTGCTGATGAGCTGCCATATGAAGTCCGGAGGGCCCAGGAGATAAATAAGATGTTTGGCCCTAAAGGCACAGCAGATGCTTATGATGTAATCTTTGACCTCCACAACACCACTTCCAACATGGGCAGCACTCTCATTCTGGAGAGTTCAACTGACCACTTCACTCTCCAGATGGTGCATTACATTAAG AAAGCCATTGCTCCAGCAAGTTGTTCGGTGCTCTTGAATGAACACCCACTGCTTAAGTATTCAACCTCACGCTCCGTAGCCAAGCACCCCATTG GTCTTGAGGTTGGCCCACAGCCTCAGGGTGTATTAAGGAGCAACATATTTGAGTCCATGAGGGTGATAATGAAAACTGCTCTTGATTTTATTGAGCTTTTCAACAATG GTGTGGAGTTTCCTCCATGCAATGTTGATGTGTTCAGAGTTCAGGAGAGGATGGACTATCCCAGAGACACGAACGGCAACATCACTGCCATGGTGCATCCAGATTTGCAG GACTGTGATTGGGAGCCACTGAACCCGGGTGATCCTATGTTCCAAACATTTGATGGCAGAACCATCCCTTATGAAGGTCCCAACCCAGTATATGCTACATTTATCAACGAAGCTGCATATTATGAGAAACAGCAGGCATTTGTGACAACTCGACGAGAGACATTAGCAGCCCATGCCATCAGAAAAATAGATCAGTAA